GCCGAGGTGTTCAGCCTCGGCAAGGGACTCAAGCCGCTTGTCGAAGCCCCGGGAGCGCTCCTTCCTGCCAAGGCGAGGCAGCCCGCTATCCTCGCGCGCGCCATCGGCAGTCCGGTCATCGTGCTGCTTCTCTTCCTCGCGTTCGTCCCCGTGCTCGTTGGGCTCACCATCGCGACCATGCGGGCGATCGGCCCCGGCCATCCGTTCGTCCAGGCGACCGGGTCGGGAACGAGCCTGGGCGGCGAGACAAGTCTCGCCACGGCGCGGGGCGAAGTGCGGACCTTCCGCCTCGGCGACGGATCTCGGGTGACCCTCGATTCCGACAGCCGGGTTCGCGTGGCGCTGTCAGCCCAGCGGCGCGACCTGGCCCTGCTGCGCGGGCGCGCACGCTTCTTCGTCGCGCATGAGCCGCGTCCTTTCGTCGTGGCGGCCGGCGGGGGCTCGGTCCTGGCACGCGGCACGGTCTTCGACGTGGCGCTTCGCGGCGAGGCCGGTGCCAGCGTCGACCTCATCGAAGGGCTGGTCGACGTCCGCCAGCCCCGCGCCGACGGCGCACCCGCAGGTTCGCCTCGCGACGAGAGCGAGGTGACGCGCTTGACCGCCGGCCATGGCCTCGCGATCGGCGCACCCCGGGGCCTGCCGCTGCGCGCGGTCCCGTCGGCTCCGATCGACTGGACGAGCGACTTGCGCGCCTTCCAGGAGGTGCCCTTGCGCGATCTTCTTGCAGAAGCGAACCGCTACACCGACAAGCCCCTGGTCCTCGCCGACCCAGCGCTCGGCGATCTTCGCGTCTCGGGGACGTTCCGGGTCCGCGAGCCGGTCCGCCTTGCCGGAAACCTCGCCGAACTGCTCGACCTTGCGCTTGTC
The DNA window shown above is from Novosphingobium sp. P6W and carries:
- a CDS encoding FecR domain-containing protein produces the protein MTHTDRLRTRELREDAAMWFALMRGPEAEAQRARFETWLAAEPAHRQAYNHIAEVFSLGKGLKPLVEAPGALLPAKARQPAILARAIGSPVIVLLLFLAFVPVLVGLTIATMRAIGPGHPFVQATGSGTSLGGETSLATARGEVRTFRLGDGSRVTLDSDSRVRVALSAQRRDLALLRGRARFFVAHEPRPFVVAAGGGSVLARGTVFDVALRGEAGASVDLIEGLVDVRQPRADGAPAGSPRDESEVTRLTAGHGLAIGAPRGLPLRAVPSAPIDWTSDLRAFQEVPLRDLLAEANRYTDKPLVLADPALGDLRVSGTFRVREPVRLAGNLAELLDLALVESPSGIALARRCTRGEKNFCPPS